Proteins encoded in a region of the Lemur catta isolate mLemCat1 chromosome 14, mLemCat1.pri, whole genome shotgun sequence genome:
- the MRLN gene encoding myoregulin, whose translation MTGKNWILIATTTPKSLEDEIVGRLLKILFVIFVDLMSIMYVVITS comes from the coding sequence ATGACTGGTAAAAACTGGATATTAATTGCCACTACTACTCCCAAAAGCCTGGAAGATGAAATTGTGGGAAGACTtctaaaaattttgtttgttATCTTTGTTGACTTAATGTCTATTATGTATGTTGTTATAACTTCTTAA